A stretch of the Prochlorococcus marinus str. MIT 0918 genome encodes the following:
- a CDS encoding DoxX family protein: protein MRPSKLRFLDLIGRIFLATAFIIPIPLKILRYPLFLKSLIAHGIPPNLAPFLLISAIFCMTVGSTLLIFGSQQKLGSFFLLLFLIPTTIIFHLSPFQYNIFFTNLGLIGGLIIIISRPNPLIHRIPIIKFDKIINDIISKIKTLIS, encoded by the coding sequence ATGAGACCATCAAAACTACGATTTCTTGATTTAATTGGAAGAATTTTTCTTGCCACTGCATTTATCATACCAATTCCTCTTAAGATTCTACGTTACCCATTATTTTTAAAATCACTAATTGCTCATGGTATCCCACCAAACTTAGCTCCTTTCCTTTTGATTTCTGCTATTTTTTGCATGACAGTTGGTTCTACACTACTTATATTTGGTAGCCAACAGAAATTAGGATCATTCTTTTTATTGTTATTTTTAATTCCTACAACAATCATATTCCATCTCTCTCCTTTTCAATATAATATCTTTTTTACAAATTTAGGATTAATAGGAGGATTAATTATAATTATATCACGTCCTAATCCCTTAATTCATAGAATACCAATAATAAAGTTCGACAAAATTATAAATGATATAATATCAAAAATTAAAACTTTAATTAGCTAG
- a CDS encoding cytochrome b6f subunit family protein, whose protein sequence is MIKDSSKLKKGQLLKIDIDRIADRFNNKLLEYIKKNPTGKLIGYKMVDGNQFGLVLDLSIGSPQWFFEEELSEITQPNK, encoded by the coding sequence ATGATAAAAGATTCATCAAAATTAAAAAAAGGTCAACTTCTTAAAATAGATATTGATAGAATTGCAGATCGATTCAATAATAAACTTCTAGAGTATATAAAGAAAAACCCAACAGGTAAATTAATTGGTTATAAAATGGTTGATGGTAATCAATTTGGCCTGGTATTGGATCTAAGTATTGGTTCACCACAATGGTTTTTTGAAGAAGAATTATCCGAAATTACTCAACCTAATAAGTAA
- the mfd gene encoding transcription-repair coupling factor gives MALRSLINNLLDTNLIEEIYLRITTIKRLKISKGSRSARAIIASVLAKKSKKPLLIILPTLEEASRWFSLIQLMGWKKTLFYPTSESSPFESINVSNEIIWGQLSVLSELIRHKDISSLAIITTEKSLQPHLPSINEVNNNSINIEIGANLDLSEFCKKLSLLGYHKTNTIEEEGQWSRRGDIIDIYAVNNELPIRLELFGDQIEKLKEFDPITQRSLDTINNLSITPVNYNFCLTDNEIDYHQTENPLKTNDIKKLYKASLLDYLDKDTFLVIDDEQQCKVHTDNWLKHVDLTLKEYLNNVNNELNQEELRSLYYDNDALYKILQSYIGINYNPITTSDKDNNYFELPTKSIASYPNHFSKLAELIRSYQKKKYSIWLYSAQPSRTSALLEEHECYVKFIQNNSDKFIKDIIGVKTPLALKVNSNVDIEGIDLVAWKVLVITDKEIFGQNLISTTGYIRKRKTASSKKINPNKLSSGDYVVHRNHGIGKFLKIEKFIVNNESRDYLLVQYLDGTLRVAADQLNSLGRYRSSYGTNPKINKLGGTSWLKAKEKASKSINKVAIDLIKLYAERSTTKGYAFPEDGPWQQELEDAFPYKATPDQLKAVIDIKNDMEKSIPMDRLICGDVGYGKTEVAIRALFKAITSGKQVALLSPTTILSQQHWRTLTDRFAPYPIKVSLLNRFKSSKEKKDIYSNLKEGKIDVIVGTHLLLSKKIIYKDLGLLVIDEEQRFGVNQKEKIKSLKKNVDVITLSATPIPRTLYMSMSGVREMSLITTPPPLRRSIKTHLTNKDPEVIRSAICHEISRGGQIFYVVPRINGIEEVALKIKEMVPNVKIILAHGRMDEGELENAMIAFNAGEADLMLCTTIIESGLDIPRVNTILIEDAHRFGLSQLYQLRGRVGRSGIQAHAWLFYPNHSEINTNAIKRLKAIQEFSELGSGYQLAMRDMEIRGIGNIIGVQQSGQMEAIGFDLYMEILQESIAEIKGQKIPIVEETTIDLPITAFIPSTWLKDNEQKLIAYKEASECQTNASLVELAASWTDRFGKLPASVEALLLIMKLKIIAKQTGFSRIKVVNKNLVLETLMIESAFKSLKKGLDSHLQGRMVFKKGSKTSEVMARGLNMYPIYKQVEFLIDWLTKMATQISDIENNISSNLLDKLSETT, from the coding sequence ATGGCACTTAGATCTTTAATAAATAACCTTCTAGATACTAATTTAATAGAAGAAATATACTTAAGAATTACCACTATTAAGAGATTAAAAATTTCTAAGGGTTCTAGATCAGCGAGAGCAATAATAGCATCAGTTCTAGCAAAAAAATCAAAGAAACCACTTTTAATAATACTTCCTACATTAGAAGAAGCTTCAAGGTGGTTTTCTTTAATACAACTTATGGGATGGAAAAAAACATTATTTTATCCTACAAGTGAATCATCACCATTTGAATCTATTAACGTATCAAATGAAATTATTTGGGGTCAATTAAGTGTATTAAGCGAATTGATTAGACATAAAGATATAAGTTCATTGGCAATAATAACAACAGAGAAGTCTCTTCAGCCTCACTTACCCTCAATCAATGAAGTGAACAATAACTCTATTAATATTGAAATAGGAGCTAATTTGGATTTATCTGAATTTTGTAAGAAATTATCACTTCTGGGTTATCATAAAACAAATACTATAGAGGAAGAAGGACAATGGAGTAGAAGAGGAGATATAATAGATATTTATGCAGTAAATAATGAGTTGCCTATAAGACTTGAATTATTCGGGGATCAAATAGAAAAACTTAAAGAATTCGATCCAATTACACAAAGATCACTAGATACTATAAATAATTTGTCAATTACACCAGTTAATTATAACTTTTGTCTTACAGATAATGAAATTGATTATCACCAAACGGAAAATCCATTAAAAACCAATGATATAAAAAAGTTATATAAAGCTTCTCTATTAGATTACCTTGATAAGGATACATTCTTAGTAATCGATGATGAACAACAATGTAAAGTCCACACTGATAACTGGTTGAAACATGTAGATCTAACCCTTAAAGAATATTTAAATAATGTTAATAATGAATTGAACCAAGAAGAATTAAGGTCTTTATATTATGATAATGATGCATTATATAAAATATTACAATCTTATATAGGTATTAATTACAACCCAATAACCACATCGGATAAAGATAATAATTATTTTGAACTTCCAACAAAATCAATAGCTAGCTATCCAAATCATTTTAGTAAATTAGCTGAATTAATACGTTCATACCAAAAGAAAAAATACTCTATATGGTTATATTCTGCTCAACCTAGTAGAACTTCAGCTCTTCTTGAAGAGCATGAATGTTACGTTAAGTTTATACAAAATAATTCAGATAAGTTTATCAAAGACATTATTGGAGTAAAAACTCCATTAGCACTAAAGGTTAATTCAAATGTAGATATTGAAGGTATAGACTTAGTAGCCTGGAAAGTTTTAGTAATAACAGATAAAGAAATATTTGGTCAAAATCTTATATCAACTACTGGATACATACGAAAAAGAAAAACAGCTTCTAGTAAAAAAATAAATCCTAATAAACTTTCCTCTGGAGACTATGTAGTTCATCGTAACCATGGAATAGGTAAATTTCTAAAAATAGAAAAATTTATAGTAAATAATGAGAGTAGAGATTACCTTCTAGTTCAGTATCTTGATGGAACATTAAGGGTAGCTGCTGATCAACTTAATTCACTTGGAAGATATAGATCATCTTATGGTACAAACCCTAAAATAAACAAGCTAGGAGGAACTAGTTGGCTTAAAGCAAAGGAAAAGGCTAGTAAATCAATTAATAAGGTTGCTATAGATTTAATCAAACTATATGCTGAAAGGTCTACGACAAAAGGATATGCATTTCCAGAAGATGGTCCCTGGCAACAGGAACTAGAGGATGCATTTCCCTACAAAGCTACACCAGATCAATTAAAAGCAGTTATTGATATCAAAAATGATATGGAAAAATCTATTCCTATGGATAGATTAATCTGTGGTGATGTTGGCTATGGTAAAACAGAAGTAGCTATACGCGCGTTATTTAAAGCTATAACATCAGGAAAACAAGTTGCATTACTCTCTCCTACAACTATTCTTTCACAACAACATTGGAGAACATTAACAGATAGATTTGCGCCTTATCCAATAAAAGTCTCACTCTTAAACCGATTTAAATCTAGTAAGGAAAAAAAAGATATTTATTCAAATCTAAAAGAAGGTAAAATAGATGTAATTGTAGGAACTCATTTATTGCTATCTAAAAAAATAATATACAAAGATTTAGGTTTACTTGTAATAGATGAAGAACAAAGATTTGGAGTCAACCAAAAAGAAAAAATAAAATCTTTAAAAAAGAATGTAGATGTAATAACACTTTCTGCTACTCCAATACCAAGAACCTTATATATGAGTATGTCTGGTGTGAGAGAAATGAGTCTAATTACAACTCCACCGCCACTTCGTAGATCAATAAAAACTCATCTTACTAATAAAGATCCTGAAGTTATTAGAAGTGCAATATGTCATGAAATAAGTAGGGGTGGGCAAATATTTTATGTAGTTCCTAGAATTAACGGCATAGAAGAAGTAGCGTTAAAAATCAAAGAAATGGTGCCCAATGTTAAAATAATATTGGCGCATGGTCGTATGGATGAAGGGGAACTTGAAAATGCAATGATTGCTTTTAATGCAGGAGAAGCTGATTTAATGTTATGTACTACGATTATAGAAAGTGGATTAGATATTCCAAGAGTAAATACTATATTAATTGAGGATGCTCATAGGTTTGGCTTATCACAATTATACCAATTAAGAGGAAGAGTTGGTAGAAGCGGTATACAAGCTCATGCATGGTTATTTTATCCAAATCATTCTGAAATAAATACTAATGCAATAAAAAGATTAAAAGCAATCCAAGAGTTTAGTGAACTTGGAAGTGGATATCAATTAGCTATGAGAGATATGGAAATAAGAGGAATAGGTAACATTATTGGTGTTCAGCAGAGTGGTCAAATGGAGGCAATTGGTTTTGATTTATATATGGAAATACTTCAAGAATCAATAGCAGAGATTAAAGGTCAAAAGATTCCAATTGTTGAAGAAACAACAATTGATTTACCTATAACAGCATTTATACCCTCTACATGGTTAAAAGATAATGAACAAAAGTTAATTGCATATAAAGAGGCTTCAGAATGTCAAACAAATGCAAGTTTAGTGGAATTAGCAGCATCATGGACAGATAGGTTTGGTAAATTACCAGCTTCTGTAGAAGCATTACTATTAATAATGAAATTAAAAATAATTGCTAAACAAACAGGATTTTCACGAATAAAAGTAGTTAATAAAAACTTGGTACTAGAAACCTTAATGATTGAATCTGCCTTTAAGTCACTGAAGAAAGGTTTAGATTCTCATTTACAAGGTAGAATGGTTTTTAAAAAAGGTTCTAAAACATCAGAAGTGATGGCAAGAGGATTAAATATGTATCCTATTTATAAACAAGTTGAATTTCTAATAGACTGGTTAACAAAGATGGCTACACAGATTTCAGATATTGAAAATAACATTTCTTCTAATTTACTAGATAAACTATCAGAGACAACGTAA
- a CDS encoding TerC family protein, translated as MDSASLDILTPVLDGIDRWAELAPLLPLLVLLELVLSADNAVALASITRQLNNLELQKKSLNIGIAISLILRIILILAANIIIKYSFIQLIAAIYLLSLCFNKFVFSDRNDNEDIIDKQTSNSFFKVTLLLALTDLAFSIDSVTAAVAISDQILLVITGAFVGVIALRFTTGFFIRWLEIFINLENAGYIAVGLVSIKLLIKLIFPELFIPEYTFFIILLLVFIWGFSKRIVNE; from the coding sequence ATGGACTCAGCCTCATTAGATATATTAACTCCTGTTCTTGACGGAATAGATCGTTGGGCAGAGTTGGCACCATTATTGCCATTGTTAGTCTTATTGGAGCTTGTTCTGTCAGCAGATAACGCTGTGGCTTTAGCGTCTATTACAAGGCAACTAAATAATCTCGAATTACAAAAGAAATCATTAAATATTGGTATTGCTATTTCTTTGATTTTACGTATTATTCTTATTCTTGCAGCAAATATAATTATTAAATATTCTTTTATTCAACTAATAGCAGCAATTTATCTTCTTTCACTTTGTTTTAATAAGTTTGTTTTCTCTGATAGAAATGATAATGAAGATATAATAGATAAACAAACTTCCAATTCTTTTTTTAAGGTTACATTATTATTAGCATTAACAGATTTAGCTTTTTCTATTGATAGTGTAACTGCAGCAGTTGCTATTAGTGATCAAATTCTACTTGTAATTACAGGAGCTTTTGTAGGTGTTATTGCTCTTAGGTTTACTACAGGATTTTTTATTAGATGGTTAGAGATATTTATTAATCTTGAAAATGCAGGTTATATAGCTGTTGGCCTTGTTTCCATTAAATTACTTATTAAGCTTATATTTCCTGAATTATTTATTCCGGAGTATACTTTTTTTATAATATTACTCCTAGTTTTTATTTGGGGATTCTCTAAACGTATTGTTAATGAATAA
- the fmt gene encoding methionyl-tRNA formyltransferase — protein sequence MNIIFWGTPKYCIPIFNSLINSNHKIIAVVTQPDRKRSRGKKICYSPVKEKAIEMNIPVFTPTNIKKDIEVQSQINEMKADIYVVVAFGQILPKNVLKQPKYGCWNIHASLLPRWRGAAPIQRSVIEGDKETGIAIMLMEEGLDTGPILLEKNTKIEPKVNAEELSSILSELSSEALLESLVIIQKAKDSKSKLKLTEQYKLNRNPTYANLIDKSEYLINWNSSSYEIQQKVLGLYPNAYTILENKRIKILEAIELIQSNTYINFIKEFNINEIRKSHESKAGELIGILGDEGLVIKAKTGYILIRKAKVEGKKINSGKSLIQQIMNNNKFRDVIKFKG from the coding sequence ATGAATATAATATTCTGGGGAACACCTAAATATTGTATACCTATATTTAATTCACTAATAAATAGTAACCATAAAATCATTGCTGTTGTTACTCAACCAGATAGAAAGAGAAGTAGAGGTAAAAAGATATGTTATTCGCCAGTTAAAGAAAAAGCTATAGAAATGAATATACCTGTTTTTACACCTACTAATATAAAAAAAGACATAGAGGTACAATCTCAAATTAATGAAATGAAAGCTGATATATATGTAGTTGTGGCATTTGGACAAATATTACCTAAGAATGTACTTAAACAACCTAAATATGGTTGCTGGAACATACATGCATCTTTATTGCCTAGATGGAGAGGTGCAGCACCAATACAAAGATCAGTGATAGAAGGAGATAAAGAAACAGGAATAGCAATAATGTTAATGGAAGAAGGGCTAGATACTGGACCTATTTTATTAGAAAAGAATACAAAGATCGAACCTAAAGTTAATGCAGAAGAATTAAGCTCAATATTAAGTGAATTATCATCAGAAGCATTACTAGAATCACTAGTAATAATACAAAAGGCAAAAGATAGTAAAAGCAAATTAAAACTTACAGAACAATATAAACTTAATAGAAATCCAACATATGCAAATCTAATAGATAAATCAGAATATCTAATTAATTGGAATAGTAGCAGTTACGAAATTCAGCAAAAAGTTCTAGGACTATATCCAAACGCCTATACAATATTAGAAAATAAAAGAATAAAAATATTAGAAGCAATCGAATTAATCCAGTCAAATACCTATATAAACTTTATAAAAGAATTTAATATAAATGAAATTAGAAAGTCACATGAGTCAAAAGCTGGAGAACTAATAGGTATTTTAGGTGACGAAGGCTTAGTTATTAAAGCTAAAACTGGTTATATATTAATAAGAAAAGCAAAAGTTGAAGGAAAGAAAATTAATTCAGGCAAATCATTAATACAACAAATAATGAACAATAACAAGTTTAGAGATGTAATAAAATTTAAAGGCTAA
- a CDS encoding TldD/PmbA family protein gives MNNKSTLINELFLKDKLNTLSKEINIKKWDFGASVNNDISVQIDKGEPKQTKASQKSNITIRVWNSENLVGTTSTSDLSDVGLRKALNKALEASMFGNNNETPDFSKLSKTDLPLIKRPIRESVGITKLINLLIEAESDLINSHNSIKSVPYNGLSENRYERVYINSEGAVRHMLLTQASLYLFARAEENGRKPRSSGSIKLAHGVNELDINNCIKEAATRTIDHLDYHPITTGKYLVCFKPEAFLDLITAFSNIYNARSVIDGVSLSTKESIGNQVASEILSLSDNGLHKSNIGAFTFDGEGTPTQDIIIIKDGTLKNFIHSEATAREYGVNPTGHASIGAKASVSPDWPVISKSDGIVSLCPNLNFEKSKETFVLVENLNALHAGIKASQGSFSLPFDGWLVKNGMKKSIESATIAGDIISLLNNIIQIENKQFETHQGVSPHIWINELSITGDS, from the coding sequence ATGAATAATAAAAGCACTCTAATTAATGAATTATTTTTAAAAGATAAGTTAAACACTTTATCAAAAGAAATTAATATTAAAAAGTGGGACTTTGGAGCTTCAGTAAATAATGACATATCAGTACAAATTGACAAAGGTGAACCAAAGCAAACTAAAGCTTCTCAAAAAAGTAATATAACAATAAGAGTATGGAATAGTGAGAATTTAGTTGGAACAACAAGTACATCAGATTTATCAGATGTAGGTCTTAGAAAAGCACTTAATAAAGCTCTAGAAGCTAGTATGTTTGGTAACAATAATGAAACTCCTGATTTCTCCAAACTATCTAAAACTGATCTTCCATTAATTAAGCGGCCAATTAGAGAATCAGTTGGGATAACAAAACTAATAAATCTATTAATAGAAGCTGAAAGTGATCTTATTAATAGCCATAATTCTATAAAAAGTGTTCCATATAATGGACTGTCAGAAAATAGATATGAACGAGTATATATTAATAGTGAGGGTGCAGTAAGACATATGTTACTAACACAAGCCAGTCTATATCTTTTTGCTAGAGCAGAAGAAAATGGTAGAAAGCCTAGAAGTTCAGGATCAATAAAGTTAGCTCATGGTGTAAATGAACTTGATATTAATAATTGTATTAAAGAAGCTGCAACAAGAACTATCGATCATTTAGATTATCATCCAATAACAACAGGAAAGTATTTAGTTTGTTTTAAACCAGAAGCTTTCCTAGATCTTATAACAGCCTTTAGTAATATATATAACGCTAGGTCCGTGATTGATGGGGTTAGTTTATCTACGAAGGAATCAATCGGTAATCAAGTGGCTAGTGAGATATTATCTCTAAGTGACAATGGACTTCATAAATCTAATATAGGAGCCTTTACCTTCGACGGAGAAGGTACTCCTACACAAGATATTATTATCATTAAAGATGGTACTCTAAAAAACTTTATACATTCAGAGGCTACAGCAAGGGAATATGGTGTTAATCCTACTGGCCATGCATCGATAGGAGCAAAAGCATCTGTTTCGCCAGACTGGCCTGTCATATCAAAAAGTGATGGAATAGTATCCCTTTGCCCAAACTTAAATTTTGAGAAATCTAAAGAAACATTTGTTTTGGTAGAGAATCTTAATGCATTACATGCAGGAATAAAAGCTAGTCAAGGATCATTTTCACTTCCATTTGATGGATGGTTAGTTAAAAATGGAATGAAGAAATCTATTGAGTCTGCAACTATAGCAGGAGACATAATTAGTCTATTAAATAATATTATTCAAATAGAAAATAAGCAATTTGAAACTCATCAAGGGGTTTCTCCTCATATTTGGATTAATGAGTTATCAATAACTGGTGATTCATGA
- a CDS encoding TldD/PmbA family protein yields the protein MYVSLTKNNLNPNFLETHSIDDTFKKHLEELLSYGISAGADFVEIFIENIDNISLLAEQDTVTSVNPSIGKGIGIRAFLGKRDGFVSTNDFSESGLKFALDQALGMLGLEKITLNNESFEGLNNLKDFGKNKNQFLSDCPSLQESSKKILEATNHLRKYGPKLNVRRGSYSKTIQEVIVASSDGTFARDLRLYQSIGVNVLAADKKNRSSIGRRLGSSSQPRALIEWNADETAQEINESANKMLYAKYVNAGQMPAVLANKFGGVIFHEACGHLLETTQIERGTTPFEHKLNHQIANKAVTAIDEGLSEGAFGSISMDDEGMETQKTILIKNGVLKQFLSDRAGELRTGHARTGSGRRQSYAFAAASRMRNTYIEKGPYKVNELIESIDQGIYCKSMGGGSVGATGQFNFSVEEGYLIKNGKLTEPVKGATLIGEAIDIMPRISMCADDLDLAAGFCGSVSGNINVTVGQPHIKVDSITIGGR from the coding sequence GTGTACGTGTCTTTAACTAAGAACAATTTAAACCCCAATTTTCTTGAAACTCATTCCATAGACGACACTTTCAAGAAACACCTTGAAGAACTACTTTCATACGGAATCTCTGCAGGAGCAGATTTCGTAGAAATATTCATTGAAAATATAGACAACATTTCTCTTCTTGCTGAACAAGACACAGTAACAAGTGTTAATCCTTCCATAGGTAAAGGAATTGGAATAAGAGCCTTTTTAGGGAAAAGAGATGGTTTTGTATCAACTAATGATTTTTCTGAATCCGGGTTGAAATTTGCGTTAGATCAAGCTTTAGGAATGCTGGGATTAGAAAAGATCACATTAAATAATGAGTCATTTGAAGGGTTAAACAACCTAAAAGACTTCGGAAAAAATAAAAACCAATTTCTATCAGACTGTCCATCTCTTCAAGAAAGTAGTAAAAAAATATTAGAAGCAACAAACCATCTAAGGAAGTATGGTCCAAAATTAAATGTGAGAAGAGGAAGTTATTCAAAAACCATACAAGAAGTTATTGTCGCTTCAAGTGACGGAACTTTTGCTAGAGATTTAAGATTATATCAATCTATTGGAGTAAATGTTTTAGCAGCAGACAAAAAGAATCGATCATCAATTGGAAGAAGATTAGGTTCATCATCACAACCCCGTGCTCTTATTGAATGGAACGCCGATGAAACAGCCCAAGAAATTAATGAAAGTGCAAATAAAATGCTTTATGCAAAATATGTAAATGCTGGACAAATGCCTGCAGTTCTAGCCAATAAATTTGGTGGTGTAATTTTTCATGAGGCATGCGGTCATCTACTCGAAACAACTCAGATCGAAAGAGGAACTACCCCTTTTGAACATAAACTAAACCATCAAATTGCAAATAAGGCTGTAACAGCAATAGATGAAGGCCTTAGTGAAGGAGCATTTGGATCAATTTCTATGGATGATGAAGGTATGGAAACACAAAAAACAATACTTATCAAAAATGGTGTATTAAAACAATTTCTAAGTGATAGAGCAGGAGAGTTGCGAACTGGGCATGCAAGAACCGGTAGTGGAAGAAGACAAAGCTATGCTTTCGCTGCTGCTAGTCGTATGAGAAACACATATATAGAAAAAGGTCCCTATAAAGTTAATGAATTAATTGAAAGTATTGATCAAGGAATCTATTGCAAATCAATGGGAGGAGGTAGCGTTGGAGCAACAGGACAATTTAACTTTTCTGTTGAAGAAGGTTATCTAATAAAGAATGGCAAATTAACTGAACCAGTAAAAGGAGCAACATTAATTGGAGAAGCAATAGACATTATGCCCAGAATATCAATGTGTGCAGATGATCTTGATCTTGCTGCTGGGTTCTGTGGTTCTGTCAGTGGGAATATAAATGTTACCGTCGGACAACCACATATAAAGGTTGATTCAATAACCATTGGAGGAAGATAA
- a CDS encoding 2Fe-2S iron-sulfur cluster-binding protein translates to MESNQTHTITIHFRQENRTISLEIPEGESILRYFEEKGETLPFSCRNGCCTTCAVKVISGSMDQSDGIGLSKQMQDNGYGLLCVAKVNGPLEVVTQEEDEVYELQFGKYLGSIKNKAGNPFDM, encoded by the coding sequence GTGGAATCAAACCAAACGCACACCATTACAATTCATTTTCGGCAAGAAAATCGTACTATTTCTCTCGAAATACCTGAGGGAGAAAGCATTTTGCGTTATTTCGAAGAAAAAGGTGAAACTTTGCCTTTTTCATGTCGAAATGGTTGTTGTACGACTTGTGCAGTAAAGGTTATTTCTGGTTCTATGGATCAATCTGATGGTATTGGTTTATCTAAACAGATGCAGGATAATGGTTATGGATTGTTATGTGTAGCCAAAGTTAATGGCCCTTTAGAGGTAGTAACTCAAGAAGAAGATGAAGTATATGAGCTTCAATTTGGTAAATATCTTGGATCAATTAAAAATAAGGCTGGTAATCCATTTGATATGTAG
- the acsF gene encoding magnesium-protoporphyrin IX monomethyl ester (oxidative) cyclase, which produces MTALTSGAPSTLARNELPPHLDENLLTPRFYTTEFEKAAKTDLDIARKDFEAMFKEMEADYNLKHFDRKASLERLQDLSAEDKAVYESYLVRSVVSEFSGFLLFKEISNRFKKAGRAELGQFFTFLARDEARHAGFLGRALKTEGINVDLPNLPKKRAATFFPLSWVLYSLYLSEKIGYWRYILINRHLKANPEKVCAPLFDFFEPWCQDENRHGDCINLMMRCWPGMTKGFRGKILSRFFLWTVFLTHTLTVCERGDFYKLLGIDPVLFDEEVIIQTNNTSKNAFPWVYKFDDGKFLEMRIEILNAFKAWRSEKGIKKPVAMAKFVTLILKQFILPMEKTNAVRYG; this is translated from the coding sequence ATGACAGCCTTAACATCTGGAGCTCCATCAACTCTTGCTAGGAACGAACTCCCTCCTCATCTTGATGAAAACCTTCTAACTCCTCGCTTTTATACAACCGAATTCGAAAAAGCAGCAAAAACTGATCTAGATATTGCAAGAAAAGATTTCGAAGCAATGTTCAAGGAGATGGAGGCTGACTACAACCTTAAGCACTTTGACAGAAAAGCATCTTTAGAAAGGCTTCAAGATCTATCAGCTGAAGACAAAGCAGTCTATGAAAGTTATTTAGTTCGTTCAGTAGTTTCAGAGTTTTCTGGTTTTTTACTCTTTAAAGAAATTTCTAACAGATTTAAAAAAGCAGGTCGTGCAGAGTTAGGACAATTCTTTACATTCCTCGCACGTGACGAAGCTCGTCACGCTGGATTTCTAGGAAGGGCATTAAAAACTGAGGGTATTAACGTTGATTTACCAAACCTACCCAAAAAAAGAGCTGCTACTTTCTTCCCACTAAGCTGGGTTCTTTATTCCTTGTATCTATCTGAGAAGATTGGATATTGGAGATATATTTTAATTAATAGGCACCTAAAAGCTAATCCTGAAAAGGTTTGTGCACCTTTATTTGATTTCTTTGAACCATGGTGTCAAGATGAAAATAGACATGGTGATTGTATAAATTTGATGATGAGATGCTGGCCTGGAATGACCAAAGGATTTAGAGGTAAAATTTTAAGTCGATTCTTTCTGTGGACTGTATTTCTTACTCATACACTTACAGTTTGTGAAAGAGGAGATTTTTATAAGCTCTTAGGAATAGATCCAGTATTGTTTGATGAAGAAGTAATTATTCAAACAAACAATACTTCTAAAAATGCATTTCCCTGGGTATACAAATTTGATGATGGTAAATTCTTGGAAATGAGAATAGAAATATTAAACGCATTTAAAGCTTGGAGAAGTGAAAAAGGTATCAAAAAACCTGTTGCAATGGCAAAATTCGTAACTTTAATATTAAAACAGTTTATTCTACCAATGGAAAAAACAAATGCTGTTCGTTATGGATAA
- a CDS encoding DUF2996 domain-containing protein: MAINQEEESLPLVPSQTNDFKNTTPQKEKPKKLEEKPFEEFINDDLIPDLQSALNSKGVGSSSIVLKQDQRPVVGGDCWMIQGSLDNGRKFWITFDKANIKSSKNIALSESQSEPSLLESFLIDEKKITLKLITSRFIQRLNGQKWLGNN; encoded by the coding sequence TTGGCCATTAATCAAGAAGAAGAATCACTACCTCTTGTACCAAGTCAAACTAATGACTTTAAAAACACAACACCTCAAAAAGAAAAGCCCAAAAAATTAGAAGAAAAGCCTTTTGAAGAATTTATTAATGATGATCTTATTCCTGATCTTCAATCTGCCCTTAACTCAAAGGGAGTTGGATCAAGTTCCATAGTTTTAAAACAAGATCAACGACCTGTAGTTGGAGGTGACTGTTGGATGATCCAAGGTTCATTAGATAATGGAAGGAAATTTTGGATTACTTTTGACAAAGCAAATATAAAATCATCGAAGAACATAGCTCTTTCAGAATCACAATCAGAACCTAGTCTTTTAGAATCTTTTCTTATTGATGAAAAGAAAATTACTCTTAAACTTATTACCTCTAGATTTATACAAAGACTTAATGGTCAGAAATGGCTAGGCAACAACTAA